The genomic segment CCCCCACCAAAACCATGATGCTTGCAGTTTCGTTAGTTTGGTATTGCCAAGAACTGGTTTAGAGGTACTTGATAATGTAGATAAGTAGATATACTACCTGTGTCTTAAGATGGTAAATGTATTAGGTTAGATTGTCTCTGCACGTCTCTGCGTACCTCTGTCTACGTGTCACAGATGGCTCTGTGTGTCTCTGCGTACCTCTGTCTACGTGACGTGTGACGTCTTTACGTAACGTGTGACGTTTTTCAGTACACGTAGACAGAGGTACGCAGAGACACACAGAGCCATCTGTGACACGTAGACAGAAGTACGCAGAGGCGTGCAGAGACAATCTAACCTAATACATTTACCATCTTAAGGCATACTTTGACCGTGTTAATGGCGCATGCGTGAAATAATCAATTAGGGTGAGGGAGGCGGTACTGGTAGATAAATTTAACGAATTTAAGGACTCTTTTAGTCTAGTGAGACAGTTTCGAGAGTTCAGTTCTTTGTTCTTAAGCATTCAGTTAAAATATCTCTATTTTGTCAAAAAGCGACTATCTGGCTCTTTTGAGTGTCAACGACATTAATGCTCTTTCGCCAGAGGATATGGCAAAGGATTACGAAGAGTCACCAAGAGAATGGTATCATTTAATCTTAAATGAGAGTGACTTTTCTCTTCTAGTATGTGCTCCTAATGTAAAATGGTATTCTATTTGCCGATGTCATTTAGTAGCAGACGACGGAAGTACTGCACACGAACACCTCCATGCATTAATTCACTTTACAGGTGGATCCACAATGTTGGCTTACAAGAAGAAAATACAACGTGCAGGGAAAAGACTACATCCAAAAACTAcctttagaaaaattatttgtttggACCATTGTGTTGGTGTTTTGAGATACATTGTCTGTGCTGATGGTCAAAAACCCCTTCGTCGAGATGGAGATGGACTTTTGGGTAAACCTCACTCCCATTACGAGAGAAAAGTATTTAAATCAGAATGGTTGCATTCGAGAGGAAAGTTCTGTGCAGGTATACGTAATGAAATTTCTACCCTAGCGAGCAAAAATATACATCAGAGCATGAACTACACGTAAAATCAACCTGCAAGTGTGAAAGAGGTGAGGAAGGTATTACAAAAAAAGATGAAGCAAatgaaaagagaagaaaattttacaaaactgaACGTGAGATGGCGATACGAAAATCTTACaaagaaaaaatggttaaaaacgTAATATAATTGCTGAACTAATGAATTTAGGTTTAAATAAAAAGGCCGAACTGCAAagagaaactattttaaaattgttagatctattataatttttaataaataatacgtaacattttggtattttatttcatAACAAAAAACACTTTTTAATGTGGTAATAATTGCAATTTTATTTAGAATAGCTCAGTCCAAGCTAGACTGTATCATATCTAACAGAGAATTGACCCATTTAATTTGTATTGAATTTTCGTCCAAGGTTGACTCAAATGTCCACCACAGGACTCCACTGTCCAAGGTAGACTTTCCATTTTCCATGCTTTTTATATGTGTGTCCAGGATCCTATGCTGTCGCGCCTCCACCACAAAAAGcgtcaaaaatgaccagaatCGACCTTAGaatttcttatggagatttacatgggaaaatgacCGATTTTGCGCTCGTACCCCTGCTGCCCCTTTACTTAGATACGTAAAAATTACCAATTTTGCACATTCATTGTTTTGCCTTGGGACCGACGATGTAAACTACAAGTTTTTATAAcattttctaagtattttttacGAATGATGTAAGTATCTCTGATCATGATCATATAGTACCGAAAAAGCTTTGGAAAATTTTGGATATTTTTGTGGATTGTGAATTTAATATAtcaattacaaaattaaattgtGAATTTAATATATCAATTACAAAGTAAgctttaaaattttcaaatcattATGCTTAACCTTTCTCATGGAATGTTAATGGGTGCTAgcataattttctaatattttattttgaaagtatttaaaattaaaattttataaagaaatctttaacttaaataaaaatcgtttttaaatttggttgtaatttttttaagtagaGCCATTAATTACCTGCTTTTCCTGCTTATAAGAATATAATATTCGTGGTTTAAGAAATTATGGTACATGAGTAggatttgatttttaattttataaaatcaaaaattcacagtcccccactctttcatatttcagATGCCGTAGTAGTTTGTTTGTCACCACCGCGCCGAGAGACGGTGGGGTGGTCACATGAGCGCTCCCTGGTGTTGAGAGTACAGAAGTAAAATGTTCCCTCGCAGCAGATACCAAAAAATCGCTGGTATCTGATTGAAAAACATTTGATAGTGCCCACTAAAGAAAAATcttataaatgtaaaatttgttttaagcagtttactagaAAAGTTCGTTGAATGAGCCATTTGAGAATTCACACTGGTGAAATTTTTCTTTGGCAGTTTTCTGAGAAACAAGGATGACAACATTAGACTACACACTGGAGAGgaaccacagaataaataacaatccgaatgcccactctcagatgccgcctttgaagtgtgtcagcacgcgatcgccatattttaaacggacacagactcgaattgagaaatgtgtgacaagctacgacagaaccgtaatttaaatttttagagattaataatttagtaaatttgataTCTATTCAAATTAATATTAATCTATTCTAAATAAaattaatctattcttcaactaaaagtacgacataaaatattgcatattatgtctatggttgccgtaaataaaaTAAACCGGGTTAGATTTTCTATGCACACtagataaaatttcactgaacagcgCTGGTTCCGCATAAAACATTCtgattatttattattctgtggGGGAACCTTAcacatgtgaaatttgtttccaatcattttctcaaaaactaatttaaataaacatattaagAAAATGCACAGTTGATACATTTTAATGTAACAAAAATAGACTAAGCCCcgtatttatagtcggtactcaagcTCGTGCTTGAGCACGTGCTCCGCCAAGTCGAACTTACGTCAAAGTCATGCTCAagtatttgttgtgttctataaacGATACTTCGGGTATTCTCGTACAAGATTGATCTCAAGCACGAAAATTGGGGATTTTAAGTAAATTTGATTGGTAACATCCAATAAAAAGAAGATTCTGTCAATTATTATCATTGTCACcaaactttatttaaatatttttagcgcCAAATTTAGCTTTATTGAAGAAGAGGCATgttgtgtattaaaaaaattaatttttaataaatcattttaaggtatgtaatatattataaaaaatatgcattcGAGGGAATAAATTTCAATTATGTCGATTTTTAGATGAACGGACATTGTACTAAATATGCAGTGTATTCAACAAAAGGAACGGTGTTTTTAATCCAGCTGGTAAAGGAAAATAATACTGTACAGAATAAAAGGACAAACGGTGCTTCCTTAATGAAAAAAGAAGGGTTGGGAGTACAATACAGCGTATTATATAACTGCCAGCCTGAGGTAGATATATTAAGGACTTCAGAACAGCTacgaaaattgtaaaacaaattgaaacagaggtaaaatacttttatttattcaAGCAAAATTTTTATAGTAGAAAATGCAGAGAAACAACAGCATGCTAGGTGATGGCCCTTTAAAAAAGCCAAAGCCTGATGTAGGTATGGAGTTTGTGAAAGTTGCTGTTCCCGACATAAGCATCGTCTGTCATTGGGACAACACAGAAGTATTTGGAAGaggtaaatttactatattttcatacTTAGATAATTGTAGAACAAAGGGAGGCCCACCAGATAGGAGGACATATAAGTTTAATTACTGTAACATCAGAATTATCTGACTCCATCCATTGCTTTTCCAGTTCAAAATAAAGAGTTGTTATGTATGATAATTTTGAGAAATCTTACCTGTACatataaactcggttcgctattcccagtccgaactgtctagtgaatttagtaattatttttttgcgaagttagttactttttgacagactaaaagtggctggaaattactatacaaccaagcacacgtactcacagccaatattaatagtaaacaaactaaatagtaaataaaatagaactttgcgaattaccgacaattgatatttatttatctgcaccatataataaatggttatgttaaattataacgactaaaatatattttttaaatatatactacccaaaatttgatgggtttagtatacacttccactatttagaataattcttctttttttttttaaagaaagatgtcTGCAATTgtagtatacttgagctattaatactgagaagtaggaattgttgtgttgtaggtttccgtcaatgaatctgtcaaaatatgcccgagctaagcgaatggagtttaataAGAATTTCAAGTAATACTTGTAATATGACACCTGTTGTTCCTATAGAATATGTCAATGTACTTCAAATGGTAAGTAATCTTAAATATACTTATGGCAATATGTAACAGTAATAACAAACACTACTACTAATGGAGTAGTAGCTAttataattgcaaataaaaaacattcgcCAAAAAAAGGTTTGAATTATTCCAAAGTTTAATAGTAATCTATAGTTatggatttttaaaacaatcatttatataataactattcttattttgtacttaatgtattatacttaatgtattatattgaaaactgttaaaaattctaaatgtaAATACTAGTACTAGTATGTAGTATTTTGTACTTAATGTATTATattgaaaactgttaaaaattctaaatgtaaatactagttttggttattattttttttttggtgattttgtttttaatgtatactATGGTGGTTGTAAAgcgattattatattattttatatttaacaagcctgatattattccattttttagttttataaattgttaCTTTCAAATTTACTTATCATGaaggtttataaatatatttttaaataaagaatactaatattttaaatgtgtaattaattttatatttgataaggaAAGGTTTTGTGAAAGgaataaacacttatttaaaaggaGAGAGACAACTCGAACTCAATAAAGATATACTTGCTTAAGTTGTCTGAGTATAGTATAaccctcatttattttaaattaaaatataaaaaatacatttcgacatataaaataaaaaagaatatatttaaCATAGGTATTCAATAATTTATTCACATTCTCATGCATAACATTGTTGAATAAAATGTCTCCTAAAATTTAAACCTTGTTCCACatcattaacatttctattttcTGGCACATCAGTATTTTCTAGAAAATCATCATcactatttataattattttcctgtaaacaCATATTGCAGAGTACTGCTGTAGCACTTATTATTGCAAGAtatgtatttaatttgatttgtagGCTTCATTGCAGACAGGGAAACCATATTTTCCAGGTTCTAAATAGCCTTTTTTCAACATTTCTTACATGTGCACTTTTATATCTATTTTGTTGATCATTACCTAAAAAGATATATCTATCAAATAACCTATTTTTTGTTTAGCccattatcaataaataccttGCTTTAATGCTGGAGTAAGTAGATAGTGCCTGTGCTGCATGCATATTCACTATTCATAATAATTCACCTATTAATAATTCTGGAATTTGTCCTCTTTCCTTTCTAACTCTTAATCAACTTTGATCAAATATTAAGCTGCCATGACTTAATCCTGGATGTTGAACAAAAATatccataatctcaaaaaaaaaatatattgtattgaagcgaattggaaaaaaatataaatataaacaaacaagttaggTTAGGAACCCGTGCTCAAGGCAGGTCGATCCGATACTTGAGCACGAGCTGTCATTTTTGTGTACTCAAGCTCGATTTCGTGCTCGAGATCcgtttataaaacacaaaaacgactcaaggtcgacctcaagcatcgaccgatacttgagtaccgactataaatatgGGCCTAAAACGAGTTTTCCGAGTTATTGCAGCTGGGGATGTAATTGATTATTGTGTTAAACGTCAAAGAGTTGGACAAAACCTGAAAAATATTGATAAGGCAACTAAAGACGTTATTTGTCCGTTGTCTACGAATTTTATCAGGAGAACAAAGTTCCAATGTTGAAAATGCTTCAGAAGTTGAGAAAACATATCCCGATTACCCATATAAATTGTAACGAATtatttttgcctaccacatggggtattattataaggggtagaaaattggggcagagatagggcaatcaaaataatcgttacttgtgcgaacggcactcagggtttgtttggagagctgggatcgtggataagtaaacgacaagggggtttggattggggcaactacaaaaatatgaaacaaaggggtactaacGTAAATCTCTTGGGGCAAACAAAtcaaaaggaaacaggaaatacctctagcaatttaaaaaggacgccgcttcgaggtgccaaattataaccattacaacagctagttgtaactattgaaataattattaaacattaaaaatatatcttttcaaatcaaactaaaaaaaaaaggttagagagttagtcaagataaacaaacaaaatggtttacaaaaaattaaacatttattgtttctcaccacaaacagttacaaaaataaatggcaCAAATTACTAGGTTGATAGTTACagagtacaaaaataacaaagaaaacttacatgtcatcCGTTTATAAAATCTAGGAGTTGGAGATATTACataaacttacaaaaaaattattattgcaatagaggttaaccttttttttttaaacaaaacaaatgaatatcgaaaataataaagcGAGCTGtcttatgttaacattaaatttaaaatgatAGCTAACCATGCCCTAAGATTTACAatgttaaatattacaatttttaaattttaatgaaaacaattattactttagaaaaaaacatgtctgtctttactttaaaatttgaaacaaaaagttacctggatttttcACTAAAACACTTTGAATTTTATGTACTGGACGTCACTGGTGGTTGTGGGGTAGAACTGCGCTTCACTCTCTGTgtaacgaacacacgaacaaattcatctccaaactgccaaaaagcctgggatgacaaccagggagaaagaaaacgaggatggaaacgtCTACTCTTCCAATTCTCACTTAAAACTTTAACTGAaccattaactgccacaatacatTACATATTTTTCATGAAAAGAGACAAACAACgaggaacatttcaaatttgatgtAAAATTTGGATCCACATCTAAGCCGACTGTCTCTTACAGCGACCCAAGTGAGAATGAGCAATTAtcttttaaaattcattcgcataacttaaaataacaaaacacttgacggaaatatttatttaaaacgcagAATATGAAACGCAAAAGAATGCCGAGGACGTGCAcatctgtaaaacataaacaaaccataaaaatgtgtttatattacttggcgacgctaagaggaattgaaaatactttttgcgTATTTTAACTTCTATGAAAGTAAAGAGAAATACACTGAAATCATTCTTCGTTATTTCAATACATATAcaaggggatttcaatatatatatcaaggaatttaTATACCTAAGAATTTGTAAATGCTACAAAATCTGTTGATACATTGAGGCGTGTTAATAGAATGCggatttatttataaaacattgGACAAGAGAATGGTAATTATGGAATCAACAAGGATTGTGATACAGAAGCAACATTATTAATGTAAAATGACGAGATGACAAGAGAGACATTGTGTATGTTTATGTAACGTGGTTTCACACCCACGATGTCGTGCAATATGGCTGGATGGATGATAGCAAAAAGTGCTGTTTGAGTACTACTTGTTCGAGAGGAAAAAGAATTATAATTCTATATGCTATTATAACTCTACAAGAACGGGTTTGTACCTAATTCTTTGCTCCAAAAACAAACAGTTTCCAGTTGATTATCATGATTGagtgagagaatgattgaaaataaattagtttggactaacatacacagctatatccgtgcagtgatcaagaaaaaggaagaggaagaaagactgctaaaccaacgctaaaggtaagagtgaatgatgctgaaaggtgaagctagaaaagtgggtcacactgtgtgagttggaatgcgtgagtcagactgtggggaaggaggaaatgcccatctggaaataatgccgaactaggagcgatgaatgtcttctacgcgctacctggaacgagacagggaacctccttgctgatgaatagagtgtggatgtgtatgaatggagaatgaatgaataaaggtagtgattcggaagtgatgccggccttacagcggccattccgcttccggatcgctggatgacagaggagggtctggtttagcaggtaggcgttcggcgtagactcggcgacgagagggcattttaaagtacctcgggaattATCGCCGgtagtacgaagaacgaatcaaagttagtcaggcggcgccctggactgagatgtcttttgaagattccagaccccccctctataaagacgaaaaaaaaaaagttgattatcatgaggatatgacGACTGAATTCTTCGAAAAATGAACACCAAACAGCTTTTACCGAATATTAAAACAAATTCCGTGATAGTAATAGACAATGCGTCATAAAATTCTAGACTCTACACCAAAATTTAAAATACTAGCTCCAAGAATGGAAATATCATAGAATTTTTGAGAACAAATGCATGGCAATACCTAGTAAACGCACCAAAAAAGAATTGTTACAATTAATTAAGCAACGaaattttcaaaaagattatGACATTGATAAACTGTTTGAACGCCACGGGTATACAGTTTTACGGTTCCCTCCATAACATTGTGTTTTCAATCCAATTGGAATGGTATGGACCGGCGTAAAAAAGAAATTGCGAAAAATGAATAAATAGCCCCAAATAAGTGCCGTTGTTGTACCAAATATAACAAGAGTAATCGAAGAACTTAGCAAAACTGACATTAGGACAAATTGTGTAGCTCATGTTgaagtaaaagaaaaagaatatcttACTACACCACCAATTAAACCGGTAGCTATAAACACAAATAACGACTCAAGTTCTAAACACACGGATAATGATGGTGTGAATATTTCTACAAAGGCGATACGTCAACTTGTCAAAAATATGTCCCGTGTACAGTAAGTAGTAAAGGTGATCTCTCCATTAGtctataaactaaaataaaattcaaCTGGAAGACAAATTATTGGTCgttttctgtaattattttatttttatattaaaattattgtagCCTCATTTCTTTAGTTCTCAAATTAATAAGCATAATAAATTGCCTTTGTATTATGTACTTTTCATCATTAATTTTAATAACTATAATTTGTGTTTATACAGGATGTCCCATATTTGCGAGATCTTATGACGCGAGATTGCACAATCCGCTTATTGGATATCGTAGtttaaagttcattcgtttaccaaattcccatctgtaaatatgagcacgtgttgatattcgccgtctcattcgtcaagaggctattaaatataatttattacctgaagcgagacagattctcatgatacagatcccaacttgccagcattttaaattcaagttgtatcgtgttgatttttaagttaatatattgttatatttatgttatagttattgttaagttatttactggtcgtgttactttttagagtttagtttaattgtgatataatgattaaattttaagaaattcttacactaacagtttcaaaagtaaatatttttaaaaatcatatgatatataggtcgtacatcagtacgaccctgtttggcttacacgtggttctattgacgattgggaatatgtaaaatgaatagggtttaatggaattttgttatataaatcaTCACGGTGACCAATAAAATTTTTGGGACTGACTAACATCTATCCTTCATTAGTTTGGAATTACCTTCTGTCTTGAACTTTTAGCCGTTTGGTGTAAATTTCATAAAGAAACGTGaataattaaaaatcttttaCTGTTTCACAAATATTAGagcttaatttataaataaaaggttttttaatttttattgcgcCGCCTATATTTTACAGAAGATACTCGAtgtcaaattttgtttttatacttttcAATCGACATCGTATAAACTCTACAAGACTACAAAACTAAACTACAAGACAAACGAGAGTAGAATAATTCTATAGagaacatcgagttagaatctaaacTCGATGATAGAGAACGATTAGAAAGCAACCAATTTAACATATTCATGTTGTGTTGAATGTCTGCTTTACATAATACCGACTAAATActacaaattatttttttaggtttCTGAACAATTTCTGAAATTCTTTTTTGAAGTATTTATGAATTTTCGTATTACTTAATGTGTCCTGTTTTAATGGTTACTAATAATCGATTTACTCGATAATTTGCAAGTTGATTATCGATGTTAAAACATGGATGTTTTGTTCTAGACTGGTTCTAACAATATATTGCTAATAAAGAAAATTCTTcagttctatatatatatatatatattttttagagaCTAGACCATTAAAGATTTGTTCGTCACAATCGATGTTTCTTAAATAACATCGATGAACGAAATTATATCGATGAACATCGCTCATCAAAAATAAATGGCAACATTGTCAACTCTGTCAATATATTGATTtttgccttctatttttttttcgctctaataatcatattttaaaatcaaatcctaaaatatatttaatccataattttagtttagtaaCAATATTATGTGTTTTTACTAAATCTTTTACTTCCAGTGATTAAAGtaaaaaaagtacattttgtacGTTTCTAATATTTATGTTTAGTTTATTTCTTAGCTATGGAATTTAAAGTTGAACTTAAGGAAGCTTTTGTTGAATGTAGTGAAAGATATGTAGGGAGTCTGTTATATACATCAACAAATATAGCATTGAAGAATGAACCAGAAGATAAATCAGGTAAGACAATAATAAAAGTTAgtgttaaataattaaaatgtaataatttATTAGCACTAGAAATAAAAGCTGAAATTAAGAAAGAATTTGATGAAGATGGCCAAGGATATGTAGAAAGTCTGCTAACTAAATCCCTTGATCATGGAGACTTGGAGTTATACATATCAACAAATAATATTGAAGCTTGGGAGGATGACAAATCTGGTAAGataagtaataaaatgtattaatcaATTTGATGTAATTGGTATTTtagcaatagaaataaaaactgaaattaaaaaagaatttactCAAGATTACCAAAGATATATAGAAAATCAGCTAACAGCGTCCCATGATATTGGATACTTGAATAATGAGCCAGATGAAGATAACTCAGGTgagttataataaaaacatgtagAAGAGATGGTAAAGGTTATAAACCTTTCATTTTAATATGTCACCTTAAATATTGTATTCATAAGGTATTAATCCCCAATTGTTTGtactaaaaattacattttatatttcttgtAGTTTTTGATGTCCAAAATTATAAGTAAATAGAAAATTATTTTAGCCTGTAGATGTTCATTAATTGATACTTTGTAGCAGCAATTTTTGAAATTGACCTTTAACTACTTTATATGGTTTGTGATGCACTGATTTTGATGTAACCATCTTGTTGTCACCACCATGGTTTAATTTCATAGTTGTCTTAGATCTTTTTCAAGAACACAATGTCCAACAAAAATGTAAATATAGAAACCACTGTTATGGAGTAAAATTGCTTTTAAGCTCCACCTTGATGAGTAGATAAAGACACACCCTTGAATGGATGGAGGATGAAATGGAAGGAAGAAGGGGTTTAAGACAATGTTTTTGGCTTAAAAATGTGGGAGGGTGAACTGGTTTTAATTAATAATCACAAATGCCACTCAAAAGATCCATTTACCTAAATTGTGGCAAATCTGTGAACAAGATGGCACCACAAGAAGCataattttgtatttgttttattcctATATGTAGTTAAGAATACTTAAGAAATTTTTCTGGACTTTTACAGTAGAATTTGTGTTGCTCATAGAGGCCTCCAAATTACTGTAGCATATTCAGGTTGTGAGAGTACAAGACACATTACACAATATTTGTGACATCAATTAGAAATTCACTACAATTTCTCCAAAACTCCTTATTGTTATTTATAAGGTCTCTGATAGTGACATCACTAACAAATGTCCATCTTGAAGAACCCATTACAAAACTTCAACAATCTTAAATGCATAATTAAAGATCTTCACTCTGTGCTTACCATCTTTTAGAAAAATTGACAGCTGTTGTATTGGTTCCCCATCCAAATCTAGgatatacatgatataaaatttCCTCAA from the Diabrotica undecimpunctata isolate CICGRU chromosome 1, icDiaUnde3, whole genome shotgun sequence genome contains:
- the LOC140443614 gene encoding uncharacterized protein isoform X2; translation: MEFKVELKEAFVECSERYVGSLLYTSTNIALKNEPEDKSALEIKAEIKKEFDEDGQGYVESLLTKSLDHGDLELYISTNNIEAWEDDKSAIEIKTEIKKEFTQDYQRYIENQLTASHDIGYLNNEPDEDNSAFSQKKLLEMEIRRTLSGVNSGKATVLKAQIPVLYSTQ